The Streptomyces camelliae genome window below encodes:
- a CDS encoding amino acid ABC transporter ATP-binding protein — translation MSTTAPTLPKTAPVSLELHDVHKWYGAHRVLDGIDLTIRPGEVTVIIGPSGSGKSTLLRVVNHLEKPEIGYVSVGGEPIGVRRGSGGRLKELSERAILAQRGRIGFVFQNFNLFPHLTVLDNVAAAPVATGRLTKPEARELARELLGRVGLGDKAGAYPRQLSGGQQQRVAIARALALRPGVILFDEPTSALDPELVGEVLAVIKDLAGSGTTLVIVTHEIGFAREVADRIVFLDGGRIVEQGPPSEVLDKPRHARTRDFLAKVL, via the coding sequence ATGAGCACCACCGCACCGACCCTCCCGAAGACCGCCCCCGTCTCCCTGGAACTGCACGACGTCCACAAGTGGTACGGCGCCCACCGCGTCCTCGACGGCATCGACCTGACCATCCGCCCCGGCGAGGTCACGGTGATCATCGGGCCGTCCGGCTCCGGCAAGTCGACGCTCCTGCGGGTCGTCAACCACCTGGAGAAACCCGAGATCGGGTACGTCAGCGTCGGCGGCGAGCCGATCGGCGTCCGGCGCGGCAGCGGGGGCCGGCTGAAGGAGCTGAGCGAGCGCGCCATCCTCGCCCAGCGCGGCAGGATCGGCTTCGTCTTCCAGAACTTCAACCTCTTCCCGCATCTGACCGTCCTCGACAACGTCGCGGCCGCGCCGGTCGCCACCGGCCGGCTGACCAAGCCGGAGGCCCGGGAGCTGGCCCGTGAACTGCTCGGCCGGGTCGGCCTCGGCGACAAGGCCGGCGCCTACCCGCGGCAGCTGTCCGGCGGCCAGCAGCAGCGCGTCGCCATCGCCCGCGCCCTCGCGCTGCGGCCCGGCGTCATCCTCTTCGACGAGCCGACCTCGGCCCTCGACCCCGAACTCGTCGGCGAGGTACTCGCCGTCATCAAGGATCTCGCCGGCAGCGGCACCACCCTCGTCATCGTCACCCACGAGATCGGCTTCGCCCGCGAGGTCGCCGACCGGATCGTCTTCCTCGACGGCGGCCGCATCGTCGAACAGGGCCCGCCGAGCGAGGTGCTGGACAAGCCCCGGCACGCACGCACCCGCGACTTCCTCGCCAAGGTCCTCTGA